The Fibrobacter sp. genome includes a region encoding these proteins:
- a CDS encoding PilZ domain-containing protein, giving the protein MIEPLQLVWMASLVVAAFVLLVLWEVHRINYRRENEEMFGTEAFDEKVKAFEFTDKEKRTLEKMIRASSFENKDAVINSSVHFEAAVTNFYDFRDVFTIRDETVDAVESIRKKMDFTASNPLTQVCSTRQFNVGDRIDLILDSGRVFKRSEIVWRKEKEWAITYDGSCGPVGDFVGQEVLVRWTRPDDAVYSTYLDVRSCLPDQLILPHSSNLEKKQLRRWVRETVAFPVVATLPDGSTCEGRLFDLSAGGIMIGLPVDCSSGEHVRIRFVLPSFGEEDVEIEILRNLGHKRSEFPEYNCLTASFSGSFGWTQERVLQYLFEANKAKKEAAKKAKIA; this is encoded by the coding sequence ATGATTGAACCGCTTCAGCTTGTCTGGATGGCGTCCTTGGTTGTCGCTGCTTTCGTACTGTTGGTGCTATGGGAAGTCCATCGCATCAACTATCGTCGTGAAAACGAAGAGATGTTTGGTACAGAAGCCTTTGACGAAAAGGTGAAGGCTTTTGAATTTACAGACAAGGAAAAACGTACACTTGAAAAGATGATTCGAGCATCGTCCTTTGAAAATAAGGACGCGGTCATTAATTCGTCTGTACATTTCGAGGCGGCTGTCACAAACTTTTACGATTTCCGAGATGTCTTTACGATTCGAGACGAAACCGTAGATGCCGTGGAAAGTATCCGTAAAAAGATGGATTTCACGGCGTCGAACCCGCTGACCCAGGTTTGCTCTACAAGGCAGTTCAATGTGGGGGACCGCATTGACCTGATACTGGATAGCGGCCGAGTGTTTAAGCGATCTGAAATTGTGTGGCGTAAGGAAAAGGAATGGGCCATTACCTACGACGGAAGTTGCGGCCCCGTGGGAGACTTTGTTGGTCAAGAGGTTCTTGTTCGATGGACTCGTCCGGATGATGCTGTGTACTCCACCTATCTCGATGTCAGATCCTGTTTGCCCGACCAACTTATTTTGCCCCATTCTTCCAACTTGGAGAAAAAACAGCTTCGTCGTTGGGTTCGAGAAACGGTTGCATTCCCTGTGGTTGCTACACTTCCCGATGGATCGACTTGCGAAGGGCGCCTTTTTGACCTGTCTGCAGGCGGTATCATGATCGGTTTGCCTGTGGATTGTTCTTCGGGCGAACACGTTCGCATAAGATTTGTCCTGCCCAGTTTTGGCGAAGAGGATGTAGAAATCGAGATTTTGCGTAATTTGGGGCATAAACGTAGTGAATTCCCCGAATATAACTGCCTCACCGCTTCGTTCAGCGGGTCCTTTGGCTGGACTCAGGAGAGGGTGCTGCAATACCTATTTGAGGCTAACAAGGCAAAAAAAGAGGCTGCAAAGAAGGCAAAAATTGCGTAA
- a CDS encoding pilus assembly protein PilM, whose product MALGLIAKIRGVRETIGIDVGHYSIKYVKVLHNANGGRIVVDADLEKVPDGAIINGEIQAAEEAVEGAEKTEKKGEDLLADALNKLLLRHPGEDSADVVVSVNCGAGAGGVLVDRLSVKVPKNGNEAAIILQTAQSRPPFDDQDNVIDYEVASREGDEVKANVVAAKSALLDSWAKFFVRRGVRPAAMDVDIFGLLNAFVTTAEPKDLEATTAIFNIGEKKMSVVFVQDGKFHSMRSMTGGALDMVISKTCMNLNIDAEKCHEIFDKSDMSIVDGFSEAEVETALKLAYEDVMAQIDFGIRYFSTSDDAKNLDKILLGGGGAAIPGLKEFIAERSGIETDTVNPFRLAECDEKVFGENGISIALSNIYAPALGLAMRKF is encoded by the coding sequence TTGGCTTTAGGATTAATTGCAAAGATACGTGGAGTACGTGAAACCATCGGAATTGATGTTGGTCATTACAGCATCAAGTACGTTAAGGTGCTTCACAATGCCAACGGTGGTCGAATTGTTGTTGATGCAGACTTGGAAAAGGTTCCTGATGGCGCCATCATCAATGGCGAGATCCAGGCCGCAGAAGAGGCTGTAGAGGGCGCAGAAAAGACCGAAAAGAAAGGCGAGGACCTGCTTGCCGATGCCCTTAACAAGCTTCTCCTCCGTCATCCGGGGGAAGATTCCGCTGATGTGGTTGTTTCCGTGAACTGCGGTGCCGGTGCTGGTGGTGTTCTTGTAGACCGCCTTTCCGTGAAGGTGCCTAAAAACGGCAATGAAGCTGCAATTATTCTTCAGACCGCCCAGTCCCGTCCGCCCTTTGATGACCAGGACAACGTGATCGACTACGAAGTCGCTTCCAGGGAAGGGGACGAAGTCAAGGCCAACGTGGTTGCTGCAAAAAGCGCCCTGCTGGACTCCTGGGCAAAGTTCTTTGTTCGCCGCGGGGTCCGACCGGCAGCCATGGACGTAGATATCTTTGGCCTCCTGAATGCGTTTGTTACAACTGCTGAACCTAAGGATCTTGAAGCTACCACCGCAATTTTCAACATTGGTGAAAAGAAGATGAGCGTGGTTTTTGTGCAGGATGGTAAGTTCCATTCTATGCGATCCATGACCGGTGGTGCGCTGGATATGGTTATCAGCAAGACCTGCATGAACTTGAATATTGATGCTGAAAAGTGTCATGAAATTTTTGACAAGAGTGACATGTCCATCGTGGATGGATTCTCTGAAGCAGAAGTGGAAACCGCTCTTAAGCTGGCTTACGAAGACGTAATGGCCCAGATTGATTTCGGTATCCGTTACTTCTCTACATCCGATGACGCCAAGAATTTGGACAAGATTCTTTTGGGTGGCGGTGGCGCTGCAATTCCTGGTCTTAAGGAATTCATCGCAGAACGCTCCGGCATTGAAACTGATACGGTGAATCCCTTCCGCCTGGCAGAATGTGATGAAAAGGTTTTCGGAGAAAATGGTATTTCCATTGCCCTTTCTAACATCTACGCTCCGGCTCTGGGCCTTGCAATGAGGAAGTTCTAA
- a CDS encoding PilN domain-containing protein, protein MAAKKKEVTKQALAISINLLPPEYRKKQKDFSWFTDRRVIWPVVGLIVTIVAAVMLFAYVDESVRHLNDEVARVRAEVERERPLLTKISDLEQKQGVVNTKINALKSIQVNKKRWIILFENISSVLPPNMWVTSINQMGEYDIEMKGVTFDFSEVAEYMVKLEKQVSVQTVSLVTISTTKVDGEEAYNFTIKVVLNRDLNGEG, encoded by the coding sequence ATGGCTGCAAAGAAGAAAGAAGTGACGAAGCAGGCACTGGCAATTTCCATTAACCTGTTGCCTCCGGAATATCGTAAGAAGCAGAAGGATTTCTCCTGGTTTACAGACCGTCGTGTGATTTGGCCTGTAGTGGGACTTATTGTAACCATCGTTGCAGCAGTGATGCTCTTCGCTTATGTGGACGAATCCGTTCGTCATCTGAACGATGAAGTTGCTCGAGTAAGAGCTGAAGTTGAACGTGAACGTCCGCTGCTCACCAAGATTAGCGATCTTGAACAAAAGCAGGGCGTGGTCAATACCAAGATCAACGCTCTCAAGTCAATCCAGGTCAACAAGAAGCGCTGGATTATCTTGTTCGAAAACATTTCCTCTGTGCTTCCGCCCAACATGTGGGTGACGAGCATTAACCAGATGGGCGAGTATGATATTGAAATGAAGGGTGTTACCTTCGATTTCTCTGAAGTCGCCGAGTATATGGTGAAGCTTGAAAAGCAGGTGAGTGTGCAGACTGTCTCCTTGGTAACCATCTCTACCACAAAGGTGGATGGCGAAGAGGCCTATAACTTTACCATAAAGGTGGTCCTGAATAGGGACCTCAATGGGGAGGGTTGA
- a CDS encoding type 4a pilus biogenesis protein PilO: MGGIDFKDKKNIFALVIIAVILLGGYYMYDYVWNPFVLEREGLERDLQSAQSELDKINAKKHRVAELELQLVQAEKDFEKLKEMFPEEEKVPLRLQDLYSVLRSSGVQIQKFNPEGRSEREHYIENRYAIAVNSGYHMLGYLFAEIANFNYPTAISNLKLNRYSGIAAEIQKAETHGWTPITMSVSFNLTTYTSKKVAK; this comes from the coding sequence ATGGGTGGTATAGACTTTAAAGACAAGAAAAACATATTTGCCCTTGTGATTATCGCCGTAATCCTACTGGGTGGTTACTACATGTACGATTACGTGTGGAATCCGTTCGTACTGGAACGCGAAGGATTGGAACGTGATTTGCAGTCCGCTCAGTCTGAACTAGACAAGATCAATGCCAAGAAGCACCGTGTTGCCGAGTTGGAATTGCAGCTTGTTCAGGCCGAAAAGGATTTCGAAAAGCTCAAGGAAATGTTCCCGGAAGAAGAAAAGGTTCCTCTGCGTTTGCAGGACCTGTATTCTGTTTTGCGCAGTTCTGGCGTCCAGATTCAGAAGTTCAATCCTGAAGGCCGTTCGGAACGTGAACATTACATTGAAAACCGTTATGCAATCGCTGTTAATTCCGGCTATCATATGCTTGGATATCTGTTCGCAGAAATTGCAAACTTCAATTATCCGACCGCTATTTCCAATTTGAAGCTGAACCGTTATTCCGGTATTGCTGCGGAAATCCAGAAGGCGGAAACTCATGGCTGGACTCCGATTACCATGTCGGTGTCCTTTAACCTGACCACCTATACATCCAAGAAGGTTGCAAAATGA
- the pilQ gene encoding type IV pilus secretin PilQ: MKSMTKILTVLLLVFGIAFAWSAPAEGTVAPNKKLYDFNFVDMDYEAVFRSVSIIAGVDILMAPDVKGKISLRVTKKTWQETLDIICNMNDLTWVIQDKYITIQRLASYQAKQKKIADEEAQAEQNAPLVRKNFPIHHAKADELIKVLESMKSGRGRITSVERTNSIIVYDTEAKIEQMENALEELDVETLQIMITAKLVVVNSERARELGVDWTATMGNTALTPGTAAAATGSAAGATRTSAVVQSFPGGGKSPAVGNAQTAVTASLLDNNLQIAISNLMGDASTEVLASPQVSTLDNTEAKVFMGDKVSIRVIDDSGESSTQMVETGIKLTVTPHVSGDNRIMLDLHPENNSYDYDSKGEIVISTQEAQTKVVVADGETVVIGGLTRNETQESESGIPFLKDIPLLGNLFKYSRKSVVKKDLVIFVTPRIIRNYMGNIEVSEPTREASSKDAPEAKKVEAAPEAKPVEAAPAAQQETAPVEQAPAEKAEPAPQPAAEPAPVAQPVEPAPVAQPVEETPVEQAPAVETPAEAPAGDDYDW; encoded by the coding sequence ATGAAATCTATGACAAAAATCCTTACTGTACTTCTCCTCGTATTTGGCATTGCCTTTGCTTGGAGTGCCCCTGCCGAAGGCACTGTTGCCCCGAACAAGAAACTGTATGATTTCAACTTCGTCGATATGGACTACGAAGCGGTGTTCCGCTCTGTTTCCATCATTGCCGGTGTGGATATCCTTATGGCTCCCGATGTAAAGGGTAAGATCAGCCTTCGCGTGACCAAGAAAACTTGGCAGGAAACCCTGGATATTATTTGTAACATGAATGACCTCACCTGGGTTATTCAGGACAAGTACATTACCATCCAGCGTTTGGCTTCTTACCAGGCTAAGCAAAAGAAGATTGCCGATGAAGAAGCTCAGGCTGAGCAGAATGCTCCCTTGGTCCGTAAGAATTTCCCCATCCATCATGCAAAGGCCGATGAACTTATCAAGGTCCTGGAAAGCATGAAGTCTGGCCGCGGTCGTATTACCTCTGTGGAACGCACCAATTCCATTATCGTGTACGATACCGAAGCTAAGATCGAACAGATGGAAAATGCTCTTGAAGAACTTGATGTGGAAACCCTCCAGATCATGATTACTGCAAAGCTGGTTGTTGTCAATAGCGAACGTGCCCGCGAACTGGGTGTGGACTGGACTGCAACTATGGGTAACACAGCCCTTACTCCGGGTACCGCAGCTGCCGCAACGGGTAGTGCTGCTGGCGCAACCCGTACCAGTGCTGTTGTGCAATCCTTCCCGGGCGGCGGCAAGTCTCCTGCAGTGGGTAACGCACAGACTGCTGTTACCGCAAGCCTCTTGGATAACAATCTCCAGATTGCCATCAGTAACTTGATGGGTGATGCCTCCACTGAAGTTCTTGCCAGCCCCCAGGTTTCTACCTTGGACAATACCGAAGCCAAGGTGTTCATGGGTGACAAGGTTTCTATCCGCGTGATCGATGACAGTGGTGAATCTTCTACTCAGATGGTAGAAACCGGTATTAAGCTGACAGTGACTCCCCATGTTTCCGGAGACAACCGCATTATGTTGGATCTCCATCCGGAAAACAACTCCTACGACTATGACTCCAAGGGCGAAATCGTAATCAGCACCCAGGAAGCACAGACCAAGGTTGTTGTAGCAGATGGTGAAACTGTTGTGATTGGTGGTCTTACCCGTAACGAAACCCAGGAATCCGAAAGTGGTATCCCGTTCCTGAAGGATATTCCGCTGCTTGGCAACCTCTTCAAGTACTCTCGTAAGTCTGTGGTGAAGAAGGACCTGGTCATCTTCGTGACTCCGCGTATCATTCGTAACTACATGGGTAACATTGAAGTTTCTGAACCGACTCGCGAAGCTTCTAGCAAGGACGCTCCCGAAGCCAAGAAGGTCGAGGCAGCTCCTGAAGCCAAGCCTGTTGAAGCCGCCCCTGCTGCACAGCAGGAAACTGCTCCGGTGGAACAGGCTCCCGCAGAAAAGGCAGAACCTGCTCCGCAGCCTGCTGCAGAACCGGCTCCGGTTGCACAGCCTGTAGAACCCGCTCCGGTCGCACAGCCCGTTGAGGAAACTCCGGTAGAACAGGCTCCCGCAGTGGAAACTCCGGCAGAAGCTCCTGCTGGCGATGACTACGACTGGTAA
- the holA gene encoding DNA polymerase III subunit delta, whose protein sequence is MILALIGKDKFSKDRQVEKFLSDALGANKDDPLAKQIIYASDTNIPSVAGLIMESCGSVSMFAPEQAVVVRRADAMKAEESKALARWLKDAPDCKLLLDFDELRATSELYKILPKVGKVEKYEEPKQYKMHDWIASNIPGFFQKPIEPAACQYLADALGTDTKLVCEEVEKALLYSPDCNKITYDLVKTMVMPRREIPPYEVLNFFGMRDAVGYTRKIHDIIYGSKEDPVTSGILITSQLYKHAISLLNFMTLAAKGTNHEEVCKQIGANYYMFCKQGNAAECCRRWNKAVLVRVIRRLADLNYELKSSKWTATSLELALAALVVR, encoded by the coding sequence ATGATTCTAGCCCTCATCGGTAAAGACAAGTTCTCCAAGGATCGTCAGGTAGAGAAGTTTCTATCTGACGCTCTTGGCGCGAACAAGGACGACCCGCTGGCCAAGCAGATTATTTACGCATCCGACACCAACATCCCCTCTGTAGCAGGATTGATTATGGAGAGTTGCGGATCCGTATCCATGTTTGCTCCGGAACAGGCGGTGGTGGTCCGTAGGGCCGATGCCATGAAGGCTGAAGAATCCAAGGCCTTGGCCCGCTGGCTCAAGGACGCCCCCGACTGCAAGCTGCTGCTGGACTTCGATGAACTTCGAGCCACCTCGGAACTTTACAAGATTCTCCCCAAGGTCGGCAAGGTCGAGAAGTACGAAGAGCCTAAGCAGTACAAGATGCACGACTGGATTGCCTCAAACATTCCGGGATTTTTCCAGAAGCCCATCGAACCAGCCGCCTGCCAGTACCTTGCCGACGCTCTTGGCACCGACACAAAGCTGGTCTGTGAAGAAGTCGAAAAGGCACTACTCTATTCGCCAGACTGCAACAAGATTACCTATGACCTTGTAAAGACCATGGTCATGCCCCGCCGTGAAATTCCGCCCTACGAAGTATTGAACTTCTTTGGCATGCGCGACGCCGTAGGCTATACCCGCAAGATTCACGACATCATCTATGGCAGTAAAGAAGATCCCGTAACCTCGGGCATCCTCATCACAAGCCAACTCTACAAGCACGCCATCTCCCTGCTGAACTTCATGACATTGGCCGCCAAGGGCACCAACCATGAGGAAGTCTGCAAGCAGATTGGCGCCAACTACTACATGTTCTGCAAGCAGGGCAACGCCGCGGAATGCTGCCGCCGTTGGAACAAGGCCGTACTGGTCCGCGTCATTCGCAGACTGGCCGACCTCAACTACGAGCTAAAATCCAGCAAGTGGACCGCCACAAGTCTGGAGCTAGCCCTTGCCGCCCTAGTAGTGCGTTAA
- the greA gene encoding transcription elongation factor GreA, producing MAKTPCTKETFDKLVERYNFLKKIERPRVVDEMEEARKQGDLSENAEYHAAKEMLAHIDMELPKLEDQISNSIIVEFDTNSDTIRFGATVTAKNLATKREVVYQLVSPEGVDPMNGKISFKSPMGSAFMGKKKGEIVEVVTPKGTNKFEIVDFK from the coding sequence ATGGCAAAAACACCCTGTACTAAAGAAACTTTTGATAAGCTGGTTGAACGTTACAACTTCCTCAAGAAGATTGAACGTCCCCGCGTTGTAGACGAAATGGAAGAAGCCCGCAAGCAGGGCGACTTAAGCGAAAATGCAGAATATCATGCAGCCAAGGAAATGCTGGCTCATATTGATATGGAACTTCCCAAGCTGGAAGACCAGATTTCCAACTCCATTATCGTTGAATTCGATACTAATTCCGACACCATCCGTTTTGGCGCCACCGTTACAGCAAAGAACCTGGCTACCAAGCGCGAGGTCGTTTACCAGCTGGTAAGCCCCGAAGGCGTCGATCCCATGAATGGCAAGATCAGTTTCAAGAGCCCCATGGGTTCTGCTTTCATGGGCAAGAAGAAAGGCGAAATCGTAGAAGTTGTAACCCCCAAGGGCACCAACAAGTTCGAAATCGTCGACTTCAAGTAA
- the argJ gene encoding bifunctional glutamate N-acetyltransferase/amino-acid acetyltransferase ArgJ, with the protein MYTVLEKGGVCSPKGFTACGIRAGIKASGNDDMALLKSEKAARCFAVFTTNKVKAAPVLYDKAALEHAHFATAVVVNSGNANACTGEQGYKDAERMATLTEEALGLTPKSVLVCSTGVIGHLMPMDKIEAGIPRLVAGLHADASEEFGRAILTTDLVLKSHAVEIQTEKGVVTIGGACKGSGMIHPNMATMLAFITTDLALPIDFFAEFRANIADSFNAITVDGDTSTNDTCILLANGMSGLRYEDLSLSEQGEFRAALMLVMKSLAKDIVRDGEGATKLIELCIEKAESHEEALKMARFIGTSNLAKCAMFGQDPNWGRILSSAGSSGCNMVAEHTDLYFGDVQVLEGGRPVQLTKEQTDALHAVVRQREYKVTLVLNIGHASASAFTCDLSYDYVKINAEYTT; encoded by the coding sequence ATGTATACTGTGTTGGAAAAAGGTGGCGTTTGCTCCCCCAAGGGCTTTACCGCCTGTGGTATCCGCGCTGGCATCAAGGCCAGTGGTAATGATGATATGGCTCTTCTCAAGAGCGAAAAGGCTGCTCGTTGCTTTGCCGTGTTTACAACGAACAAGGTAAAGGCTGCCCCGGTGCTTTATGACAAGGCAGCCTTGGAACACGCACACTTTGCTACCGCTGTTGTCGTAAATAGCGGTAACGCCAATGCCTGCACTGGTGAACAGGGTTACAAGGATGCCGAACGCATGGCCACCTTGACCGAAGAAGCCTTGGGCCTTACTCCCAAGAGCGTTCTGGTTTGCAGCACCGGTGTGATTGGTCACCTGATGCCCATGGACAAGATCGAAGCAGGCATTCCTCGTTTGGTTGCTGGCCTCCATGCAGATGCTTCTGAAGAATTTGGTCGTGCCATCTTGACTACGGATTTGGTCCTCAAGTCCCACGCTGTTGAAATCCAGACCGAGAAGGGTGTGGTGACCATCGGTGGCGCCTGCAAGGGTAGCGGTATGATTCACCCCAACATGGCTACCATGCTGGCTTTCATTACTACAGACCTTGCACTGCCTATTGATTTCTTTGCTGAATTCCGCGCCAACATTGCGGACTCCTTCAACGCCATTACCGTTGATGGCGATACCAGCACCAACGACACCTGCATCCTTTTGGCAAACGGCATGAGCGGTCTTCGTTACGAAGATCTTAGCCTGTCTGAACAGGGTGAATTCCGCGCAGCCCTGATGCTTGTGATGAAGTCTCTGGCCAAGGACATTGTCCGCGACGGTGAAGGTGCTACCAAGCTCATTGAACTTTGCATCGAAAAGGCTGAAAGTCACGAAGAAGCCTTGAAGATGGCTCGCTTTATCGGTACCAGTAACTTGGCCAAGTGCGCAATGTTCGGTCAGGATCCTAACTGGGGCCGTATCCTTAGCAGCGCTGGTTCCAGCGGCTGCAACATGGTTGCCGAACATACCGATCTTTACTTTGGTGATGTCCAGGTTCTTGAAGGCGGCCGTCCGGTGCAGCTTACCAAGGAACAGACCGATGCTCTCCATGCTGTTGTTCGTCAGCGCGAATACAAGGTGACCTTGGTTCTTAACATTGGTCATGCTAGCGCCAGCGCATTCACTTGCGACCTGAGCTATGACTACGTGAAGATCAACGCTGAATACACAACCTAG
- a CDS encoding glycosyl hydrolase family 8 has translation MDRFQPRDMFVEAGYGPNFANQLIQNAYSKLFEGDPIDERICFDASDDMSYIVDIGHDDIRSEGMSYGMYITALIGNEKQFDKLWNFTKRYLRNNDGPHQGYYSWQVSTTDFSMMDPGAAPDGEEYFAMALLIAAEKFGRPELKQEALELINWLRHKPDNGEVGPIFDPERLMVRFSPVKGNDFTDPSYHTIAFYRAFAEATGDESWLTIAKNSIEYLKKATHYDTGLCSEYSEFDGTPRATPWYPESNCFSGDAWRVAMNMSLDYALFRGDEVEKSMCERLLFFFESRRPYLADYAVDGSDFPRPGRSATPGVIAMNAAATQVLSSDDALVKPFVKDLAALSVPSRVWRYYDGMLYMIGLLATAGKIHF, from the coding sequence ATGGATCGTTTTCAACCCCGTGATATGTTCGTTGAGGCAGGCTACGGCCCCAACTTTGCCAACCAGCTTATCCAAAACGCCTATAGCAAGCTGTTCGAAGGCGATCCCATCGACGAGCGAATCTGTTTCGATGCCTCGGACGACATGTCCTACATCGTAGACATCGGACACGACGACATCCGCTCCGAGGGCATGAGCTACGGCATGTACATTACAGCCCTCATCGGTAACGAAAAGCAGTTTGACAAGCTTTGGAACTTCACCAAGCGCTACCTTAGAAACAACGACGGTCCACACCAGGGATACTACTCCTGGCAGGTTTCCACCACTGACTTTTCCATGATGGATCCGGGTGCAGCTCCTGATGGCGAGGAATACTTTGCCATGGCCCTGCTGATTGCCGCCGAAAAATTCGGCCGCCCCGAACTCAAGCAAGAAGCCCTCGAACTCATCAATTGGTTGCGTCACAAGCCGGACAATGGCGAAGTCGGTCCCATCTTCGATCCTGAACGACTGATGGTCCGATTCTCCCCCGTAAAGGGCAACGACTTTACCGATCCCAGCTATCACACCATCGCATTCTATCGAGCCTTTGCAGAAGCCACCGGCGACGAAAGCTGGTTAACCATCGCAAAGAACAGTATCGAGTACCTGAAGAAAGCCACCCATTATGACACCGGGCTCTGTTCCGAATATTCCGAATTCGACGGAACCCCCAGGGCAACACCCTGGTATCCAGAAAGTAACTGCTTTAGCGGAGACGCATGGCGCGTCGCCATGAACATGAGTCTGGACTATGCCCTGTTCCGCGGTGACGAAGTCGAAAAATCCATGTGCGAACGCCTGTTGTTCTTCTTCGAGAGCCGCAGGCCTTACCTGGCAGACTACGCCGTAGACGGCTCTGACTTCCCCAGGCCGGGCAGAAGCGCAACGCCAGGCGTTATCGCCATGAACGCAGCAGCAACTCAGGTACTGTCTTCCGACGACGCACTGGTCAAGCCCTTCGTCAAGGACTTGGCTGCCCTTTCCGTGCCCAGCAGAGTCTGGCGTTACTACGACGGCATGCTCTACATGATCGGCCTTCTGGCTACCGCAGGCAAGATTCACTTCTAG
- a CDS encoding NAD(P)/FAD-dependent oxidoreductase produces the protein MDDMLILGYGPAGVSAALYGLRSGLAVQMVGKDGGALEKAHLIENYYGLEKPLTGSELLQVGKKQAESLGAKIAEDEITDLMFDGTGFVATGLKGVYRGKVCIMATGAARKKQPLPGMAEMEGHGVSYCAVCDAFFYRQKNVAVMGSGEYALHEATELLQVVGSVTLLTNGAPLTATFPETVKIETRKLKGLVGEGAFKGVQFEDGSETAFDGLFVALGSANATDLALKAGAAFDNGKLVLDDNLMSTVPGLFAAGDCTGGVLQVSVAVGEGAVAGMAAIKYLRENCRD, from the coding sequence ATGGATGATATGCTGATTTTAGGTTATGGTCCGGCAGGTGTTTCTGCCGCTCTCTATGGTTTGCGTTCTGGATTGGCTGTCCAGATGGTGGGTAAGGATGGCGGTGCCCTTGAAAAGGCTCATCTGATTGAAAATTATTATGGTTTGGAAAAGCCCTTGACAGGTTCTGAACTTCTGCAGGTAGGTAAAAAGCAGGCAGAAAGCCTGGGAGCCAAGATTGCCGAAGACGAAATTACGGACCTGATGTTTGATGGAACTGGTTTTGTGGCTACGGGTCTTAAGGGCGTGTATCGCGGCAAGGTTTGCATCATGGCGACGGGCGCTGCCCGAAAAAAGCAGCCTCTTCCTGGTATGGCAGAGATGGAAGGCCATGGCGTAAGCTACTGTGCCGTTTGTGACGCCTTCTTCTACCGACAGAAGAATGTGGCAGTGATGGGAAGTGGAGAATATGCTCTCCATGAGGCAACGGAACTTCTGCAGGTGGTTGGTAGCGTGACTTTGCTGACTAATGGAGCTCCCTTGACTGCGACTTTCCCGGAAACGGTAAAGATTGAAACGCGCAAGCTGAAGGGCTTGGTTGGTGAAGGAGCCTTTAAGGGTGTGCAGTTTGAAGACGGATCAGAAACTGCCTTTGATGGACTTTTTGTTGCCTTGGGCAGTGCCAACGCTACAGACCTGGCGCTTAAGGCGGGGGCAGCCTTTGACAATGGAAAACTTGTGCTGGATGACAATCTGATGTCTACGGTTCCGGGGCTTTTTGCGGCTGGGGACTGTACCGGTGGTGTGCTGCAGGTTTCTGTGGCGGTAGGCGAGGGTGCTGTTGCCGGCATGGCGGCCATCAAGTATCTGCGAGAAAATTGCAGGGACTAG
- a CDS encoding radical SAM protein: MRRITLLTNPDKCNLHCPLCFLNQRGRAFGMGEMSLDVMQAAIEKYGNEVGGDGSRVLKEVIPSTMGEPLLYSHFNELLELCGKLNIPLNLTTNGTFPGVWKSAAGMDRLLRSCSDIKVSCMGFDEETVGEMMPGTVFAEWKRNVESLLEIRRNLSVGSERLATVSLQVTLHRRNVQQSMDILMWAESIGVHRIKWNPAVFLGCASEMLRSRYELRECELEKWRTLLCSKKVICEGSLFFRKGCGNSAEAIELNCPFEDELWILPDGSVEHCPNPERRFGDEKKDSARCEHCPMKH; this comes from the coding sequence ATGCGTCGCATTACATTGCTTACAAATCCCGATAAGTGCAACTTGCATTGCCCTCTCTGTTTCTTGAATCAGCGAGGGCGTGCTTTTGGCATGGGGGAAATGTCTCTTGATGTGATGCAGGCTGCTATTGAAAAGTATGGAAATGAGGTAGGTGGAGACGGTTCCCGAGTTCTGAAGGAAGTGATTCCCAGCACCATGGGGGAACCGCTGCTCTATTCCCATTTTAACGAGCTGCTGGAACTGTGCGGCAAGTTGAACATACCGCTGAATCTTACGACCAATGGGACGTTCCCGGGCGTATGGAAATCGGCTGCGGGAATGGATCGACTGCTGCGGTCCTGTAGCGACATTAAGGTCAGCTGCATGGGTTTCGATGAGGAAACGGTGGGCGAGATGATGCCAGGGACCGTCTTTGCGGAGTGGAAAAGGAACGTGGAATCCTTGTTGGAAATCCGTCGAAATTTGAGCGTGGGTTCGGAGCGCCTTGCCACGGTATCGCTGCAGGTTACCTTGCATAGAAGAAACGTTCAGCAGTCCATGGACATTCTCATGTGGGCGGAGTCCATCGGCGTTCATCGTATCAAGTGGAATCCTGCGGTTTTCCTTGGCTGTGCATCGGAAATGTTGCGCTCAAGGTACGAGCTGCGGGAATGCGAACTTGAAAAATGGCGGACGCTACTTTGTTCTAAAAAGGTGATTTGTGAAGGAAGTTTATTCTTTAGAAAGGGTTGCGGAAATTCTGCCGAGGCGATTGAATTGAACTGCCCTTTTGAAGATGAACTGTGGATTTTACCGGATGGTTCTGTGGAACATTGCCCCAATCCTGAACGACGCTTTGGAGACGAAAAAAAGGACAGCGCTCGTTGTGAACACTGCCCCATGAAACACTAG